Proteins encoded in a region of the Panthera tigris isolate Pti1 chromosome B2, P.tigris_Pti1_mat1.1, whole genome shotgun sequence genome:
- the NRM gene encoding nurim isoform X2 — MAPTLLLVPAALASFILAFGTGVEFVRFTSLRPLLGGLPEPGGPDARQGWLAALQDCSILAPLAWDLGLLILFVGQHSLMATETVKAWMSRYFGVLQRSLYVACTALALQVYYHVLGLGEPLALKSPRALRLFSHLRHPVCVELLTVLWVVPTLGTDRLLLALLLTLYLGLAHGLDQQDLRYLRAQLQRKLNLLSRPQEGEAE; from the exons ATGGCCCCAACTCTGCTCCTGGTCCCTGCTGCCCTCGCCTCTTTCATCCTGGCTTTTGGCACCGGAGTGGAGTTCGTGCGCTTTACCTCTCTTCGGCCACTTCTTGGAGGGCTCCCGGAGCCTGGGGGTCCGG ATGCCCGCCAAGGATGGCTGGCTGCTCTGCAGGACTGCAGCATCCTTGCCCCCCTGGCTTGGGATCTGGGTCTCCTGATACTATTTGTGGGGCAGCACAGCCTCATGGCAACTGAGACAGTGAAGGCGTGGATGTCTCGATATTTTGGGGTTCTTCAGAGGTCACTGTACGTGGCATGCACTGCCCTGGCATTGCAG GTATACTACCATGTGCTGGGGCTGGGTGAGCCTCTGGCCCTGAAGTCTCCCCGGGCTCTGAGACTCTTCTCCCACTTGCGCCACCCAGTCTGTGTGGAGTTGCTGACAGTGCTGTGGGTGGTGCCCACTCTGGGCACTGACCGCCTCCTCCTTGCTCTCCTCCTTACACTCTACCTGGGCCTGGCTCACGGACTTGACCAGCAAGACCTCCGCTACCTCCGGGCCCAGTTACAAAGAAAACTCAACCTGCTCTCCCGGCCCCAGGAAGGTGAGGCTGAGTGA
- the DHX16 gene encoding pre-mRNA-splicing factor ATP-dependent RNA helicase DHX16 isoform X2 yields the protein MATPAGLERWVQDELHSVLGLSERHVAQFLIGTAQRCASAEEFVQRLRDTDTLDLSGPARDFALRLWNKVPRKAVVEKPARVAEREARALLEKNLSYKLLEDSEESSEETVGRAGSNVQKKRKKRKHLRKKRQDEEEEEEQEVSEKEKRKTGGSKQLTEKPESEDEWERTERERLQDLEERDAFAERVRQRDKDRTRNVLERSDKKAYEEAQKRLKMAEEDRKAMVPELRKKSRREYLAKREREKLEDLEAELADEEFLFGDVELSRHERRELKYKRRVRDLAREYRAAGEQEKLEATNRYHMPEETRGQPARAMDLGEEESGAPGEEQRRWEEARLGAASLKFGARDAASQKPKYQLVLEEEETIEFVRATQLQGDEEPSGPPPPTQAQQKESIQAVRRSLPVFPFREELLAAIANHQVLIIEGETGSGKTTQIPQYLFEEGYTKKGMKIACTQPRRVAAMSVAARVAREMGVKLGNEVGYSIRFEDCTSERTVLRYMTDGMLLREFLSEPDLASYSVVMVDEAHERTLHTDILFGLIKDVARFRPELKVLVASATLDTARFSTFFDDAPVFRIPGRRFPVDIFYTKAPEADYLEACVVSVLQIHVTQPPGDILVFLTGQEEIEAACEMLQDRCRRLGSKIRELLVLPIYANLPSDMQARIFQPTPPGARKVVVATNIAETSLTIEGIIYVLDPGFCKQKSYNPRTGMESLTVTPCSKASANQRAGRAGRVAAGKCFRLYTAWAYQHELEETTVPEIQRTSLGNVVLLLKSLGIHDLMHFDFLDPPPYETLLLALEQLYALGALNHLGELTTSGRKMAELPVDPMLSKMILASEKYSCSEEILTVAAMLSVNNSIFYRPKDKVVHADNARVNFFLPGGDHLVLLNVYTQWAESGYSSQWCYENFVQFRSMRRARDVREQLEGLLERVEVGLSSCQGDYIRVRKAITAGYFYHTARLTRSGYRTVKQQQTVFIHPNSSLFEEQPRWLLYHELVLTTKEFMRQVLEIESSWLLEVAPHYYKAKELEDPHSKKMPKKIGKTREELG from the exons ATGGCGACGCCAGCTGGGCTGGAGCGCTGGGTGCAGGACGAGCTGCACTCGGTGTTGGGGTTGAGCGAACGGCATGTAGCCCAATTTCTGATCGGTACCGCGCAGCGCTGTGCCTCGGCCGAGGAGTTCGTGCAGCGCCTCCGAGACACCGATACTCTGGACCTCAGCGGGCCGGCCCGGGACTTCGCCCTGAGACTCTGGAACAAG GTACCACGGAAGGCAGTGGTAGAAAAGCCAGCTCGAGTGGCAGAGCGAGAGGCCCGAGCCCTGCTAGAGAAGAACCTATCCTATAAGTTGCTGGAAGACAGTGAGGAGAGCAGTGAGGAGACCGTAGGTAGAGCTGGGAGCAATGTCCAGAAGAAGCGTAAAAAACGGAAACACCTCAGGAAGAAACGTcaggatgaagaggaagaagaggagcaaGAGGTTtctgagaaggagaagagaaagacagg AGGAAGTAAACAGCTGACTGAGAAGCCAGAGTCGGAGGATGAGTGGGAGAGGACTGAGCGAGAGCGCCTTCAGGACCTGGAGGAACGTGATGCCTTTGCTGAGAGGGTTCGGCAGCGGGACAAGGATCGGACTCGAAATGTCTTGGAGCGGTCAGACAAGAAG GCTTATGAAGAGGCTCAGAAGCGCCTCAAGATGGCTGAGGAAGACCGGAAAGCCATG GTCCCTGAGCTGCGGAAGAAATCCCGCCGAGAGTACTTGGCTAAGAGGGAACGAGAGAAACTTGAGGATCTGGAGGCTGAGCTGGCTGATGAGGAGTTCCTTTTTGGGGATGTGGAGCTGAGCCGACATGAGCGGCGGGAGCTCAAATACAAGCGGCGAGTGCGGGACTTGGCCCGAGAGTACCGGGCTGCTGGGGAGCAGGAGAAGCTGGAGGCCACCAATCGTTACCATATGCCTGAGGAAACCCGAGGACAG CCAGCACGAGCTATGGATCTAGGGGAGGAGGAAtcaggtgcccctggggaggAGCAGCGGCGCTGGGAGGAGGCCCGGCTGGGGGCAGCGTCCCTGAAATTTGGGGCCCGAGATGCTGCCTCCCAGAAGCCCAAGTATCAGCTGGtgctggaggaagaggagaccATCGAGTTTGTCCGGGCCACTCAGCTCCAGGGTGACGAG gAGCCATCAGGCCCACCACCTCCAACCCAGGCTCAGCAGAAAGAGTCCATCCAGGCTGTCCGCCGCAGCCTCCCAGTGTTCCCATTCCGTGAGGAGCTCCTGGCTGCTATTGCTAATCATCAGGTCCTCATCATCGAGGGTGAGACAGGCTCCGGGAAGACCACCCAGATCCCGCAGTATCTCTTTGAGGAG GGTTACACAAAGAAGGGAATGAAGATTGCCTGCACCCAGCCCCGGAGAGTGGCAGCCATGAGTGTGGCTGCCCGAGTGGCCCGGGAGATGGGTGTGAAGCTTGGGAATGAG GTTGGCTATAGCATCCGCTTTGAGGACTGCACGTCGGAGCGAACTGTCCTCCGCTACATGACAGATGGGATGCTCCTCCGGGAGTTCCTCTCTGAACCTGACCTTGCAAGTTACAG CGTGGTGATGGTAGATGAGGCTCATGAACGGACCCTACACACAGACATTCTCTTTGGGTTGATCAAGGATGTTGCTCGCTTCCGGCCTGAGCTGAAGGTCTTGGTGGCTTCAGCCACACTGGACACTGCCCGTTTTTCCACCTTCTTTGATGACGCCCCTGTCTTCCGAATCCCTGGACGCAGGTTTCCAGTTGACATCTTCTATACCAAG GCTCCAGAGGCTGACTACCTGGAAGCTTGTGTGGTGTCTGTGCTGCAGATCCATGTGACCCAGCCTCCCGGGGATATCCTGGTGTTCCTGACAGGACAG GAGGAGATTGAGGCCGCCTGTGAGATGCTCCAGGATCGCTGCCGCCGCCTGGGCTCCAAAATCCGGGAGCTCTTGGTGTTACCCATTTATGCCAACCTGCCTTCTGACATGCAAGCTCGAATCTTCCAGCCCACACCCCCTGGGGCACGAAAG GTGGTTGTGGCAACAAACATCGCTGAGACGTCACTCACCATAGAGGGCATCATTTATGTGCTGGATCCAGGGTTCTGTAAGCAGAAGAGCTACAACCCTCGCACAGGCATGGAATCCCTCACTGTCACACCCTGCAGCAAG gcCTCAGCCAATCAACGAGCTGGTCGGGCGGGTCGGGTGGCTGCAGGGAAGTGCTTCCGCCTGTATACCGCCTGGGCCTATCAGCATGAGCTGGAGGAAACCACTGTGCCAGAGATCCAGAGGACCAGCCTGGGCAATGTTGTGTTGCTGCTCAAGAGCTTAG GGATCCATGACCTAATGCACTTTGATTTCCTGGACCCTCCACCATATGAGACCCTGCTGCTAGCCTTGGAGCAGTTGTATGCTCTGGGAGCCCTCAACCACCTTGGGGAGCTCACCACG tCTGGTCGAAAGATGGCAGAGCTACCAGTGGATCCCATGCTATCTAAAATGATCTTGGCCTCTGAAAA gtATAGCTGTTCAGAAGAGATCCTGACAGTGGCTGCCATGCTCTCTGTCAACAATTCCATCTTCTACCGACCCAAGGACAAGGTCGTCCATGCCGACAATGCCCGTGTCAATTTTTTCCTCCCTGGTGGGGACCACCTGGTTCTGCTAAACGTTTATACACAG TGGGCTGAGAGTGGTTACTCTTCCCAGTGGTGCTATGAAAACTTTGTACAATTCAGATCAATGCGCCGAGCCAGGGATGTGCGGGAACAGCTGGAGGGGCTCTTGGAACGAGTGGAAGTTGGTCTCAGCTCCTGCCAAGGGGACTATATTCGTGTACGCAAG
- the NRM gene encoding nurim isoform X1 has translation MAPTLLLVPAALASFILAFGTGVEFVRFTSLRPLLGGLPEPGGPDARQGWLAALQDCSILAPLAWDLGLLILFVGQHSLMATETVKAWMSRYFGVLQRSLYVACTALALQLVMRYWEPVPRGPVLWEARAEPWATWVPLLCFVLHVIAWLLIFSILLVFDYAELMGLKQVYYHVLGLGEPLALKSPRALRLFSHLRHPVCVELLTVLWVVPTLGTDRLLLALLLTLYLGLAHGLDQQDLRYLRAQLQRKLNLLSRPQEGEAE, from the exons ATGGCCCCAACTCTGCTCCTGGTCCCTGCTGCCCTCGCCTCTTTCATCCTGGCTTTTGGCACCGGAGTGGAGTTCGTGCGCTTTACCTCTCTTCGGCCACTTCTTGGAGGGCTCCCGGAGCCTGGGGGTCCGG ATGCCCGCCAAGGATGGCTGGCTGCTCTGCAGGACTGCAGCATCCTTGCCCCCCTGGCTTGGGATCTGGGTCTCCTGATACTATTTGTGGGGCAGCACAGCCTCATGGCAACTGAGACAGTGAAGGCGTGGATGTCTCGATATTTTGGGGTTCTTCAGAGGTCACTGTACGTGGCATGCACTGCCCTGGCATTGCAG TTGGTGATGCGGTACTGGGAACCTGTACCCAGAGGCCCTGTGTTGTGGGAGGCTCGAGCTGAGCcatgggccacctgggtgcccctcctctgctttgtgCTCCACGTCATAGCCTGGCTCCTCATCTTCAGCATCCTTCTCGTCTTTGACTACGCCGAGCTCATGGGCCTCAAACAG GTATACTACCATGTGCTGGGGCTGGGTGAGCCTCTGGCCCTGAAGTCTCCCCGGGCTCTGAGACTCTTCTCCCACTTGCGCCACCCAGTCTGTGTGGAGTTGCTGACAGTGCTGTGGGTGGTGCCCACTCTGGGCACTGACCGCCTCCTCCTTGCTCTCCTCCTTACACTCTACCTGGGCCTGGCTCACGGACTTGACCAGCAAGACCTCCGCTACCTCCGGGCCCAGTTACAAAGAAAACTCAACCTGCTCTCCCGGCCCCAGGAAGGTGAGGCTGAGTGA
- the PPP1R18 gene encoding phostensin yields MATIPDWKLQLLARRRQEEAALRGREKAERERLSQMPAWKRGLLERRRAKLGLSPGEPTPTPGTTEAGPPDPDESAVLLEAIGPVHQNRFIRQERQQQQQQQQQQQQRNEELLAERRPGTLEAREQRSSPGEMRDQSPKGRESREERLSPREAREKRIGGARESSPRPSEAWDWRQSPGEAGDKSSRLSEARKWRLSPGETPEWSLRLAEPGEQSPRRKEVVESRLSPAESDNQKMGLTEVHKWRPDSGESQEQSLVQLEISEWRLSLEKRKDCSEECGRKEEKPIPTLASEEITELSETLSREAPDSSSGEVEAAEQRRSPVQDGERGLRLTEGWKWTLNSGKVREWTPRDTETQIQKPVPPESAEKYLGPFGTEAGEGEAEKEKAGALGRPLRTLQNCSSVPSPFPPEDAGTGGSRGQEEEAVQPRPPPAAPLSPPPPPPAPPAPQSPGDPLMNRLFYGVKAGPGVGAPRRSGHTFTVNPRRSLPPAAPTTPPATPATADVAVPGAGKKRYPTAEEILVLGGYLRLSRSCLVKGSPERHHKQLKISFSETALETTYQYPSESSVLEELGPEPEAPSTPSPPAAQPDDEEDEEELLLLQRELQGGLRTKALIVDESCRR; encoded by the exons ATGGCCACCATCCCAGACTGGAAGCTACAGCTGCTAGCCCGGCGACGGCAGGAGGAGGCAGCCCTTCGTGGCCGGGAGAAGGCAGAGCGGGAGCGTCTGTCCCAGATGCCAGCCTGGAAGCGGGGGCTCCTGGAGCGCCGCCGGGCCAAGCTTGGTCTGTCTCCTGGGGAGCCTACCCCTACACCTGGGACTACAGAGGCTGGACCTCCAGACCCAGACGAGTCGGCTGTCCTCCTAGAGGCCATTGGGCCAGTGCACCAGAACCGATTCATTCGGCAGGagcgccagcagcagcagcagcagcagcagcagcagcagcagcgtaATGAAGAACTACTTGCAGAAAGAAGGCCTGGGACTTTGGAGGCCAGGGAGCAGAGATCCAGCCCTGGGGAGATGCGGGATCAGAGCCCCAAGGGAAGAGAGTCGAGAGAAGAGCGGCTCAGTCccagggaggccagagagaagagGATAGGGGGAGCCCGAGAGTCAAGCCCCAGGCCTTCAGAGGCTTGGGACTGGAGGCAGAGCCCAGGAGAGGCTGGAGACAAGAGCTCCAGACTGTCAGAAGCGCGGAAATGGAGGCTGAGCCCGGGAGAAACTCCAGAGTGGAGTCTGAGACTGGCAGAGCCTGGAGAACAAAGCCCGAGGAGAAAAGAGGTGGTGGAAAGTAGACTGAGCCCAGCGGAGTCTGACAACCAGAAGATGGGCCTGACAGAGGTCCATAAATGGAGGCCCGACTCTGGAGAGTCTCAGGAACAGAGTTTGGTACAACTGGAGATATCAGAGTGGAGGCTGagcttagaaaaaagaaaagactgctCAGAGGAAtgtgggagaaaagaagagaagccaATTCCAACACTGGCCTCAGAAGAGATTACAGAGCTGTCAGAGACCCTGAGTAGGGAGGCTCCAGACAGCAGCTCTGGAGAAGTGGAGGCAGCAGAACAAAGGCGTAGCCCTGTGCAGGATGGTGAGAGGGGACTGAGGCTGACAGAAGGATGGAAATGGACCCTGAATTCTGGAAAGGTTCGAGAATGGACACCCAGGGACACAGAGACTCAAATTCAGAAACCAGTCCCCCCAGAGTCTGCTGAGAAGTATCTGGGGCCCTTTGGTACAGAGGCTGGAGAAGGCGAGGCTGAGAAGGAGAAGGCGGGGGCTCTGGGCAGGCCTTTGAGAACCCTGCAGAACTGcagctctgtgccctcccccttcccaccagagGACGCTGGGACTGGAGGCTCTAGAgggcaggaagaggaagcagtGCAACCCCGGCCCCCACCAGcagcccctctgtctcccccacccccacccccagccccacctgccccccagtcCCCTGGGGATCCCCTCATGAACCGACTGTTCTATGGGGTGAAGgcagggccaggggtgggggcccCTCGCCGCAGTGGACACACCTTCACAGTCAACCCCCGGCGGTCCCTGCCCCCTGCAGCCCCCACCACTCCTCCGGCCACCCCAGCCACAGCTGATGTTGCAGTCCCCGGAGCTGGGAAGAAGCGGTACCCAACTGCTGAGGAGATCTTGGTTCTGGGGGGCTACCTCCGTCTCAGCCGCAGCTGCCTTGTCAAGGGGTCCCCTGAAAGGCACCACAAACAG CTCAAGATCTCCTTCAGCGAGACAGCATTGGAGACCACGTATCAATACCCCTCTGAAAGTTCAGTGCTGGAGGAGCtgggcccagagcctgaggctCCCAgtacccccagccccccagcggCCCAACCCGATGAcgaagaggatgaggaagagtTGTTGCTGCTACAACGGGAGCTCCAGGGCGGCCTGCGCACCAAGGCCCTGATCGTGG ATGAGTCCTGCCGGAGGTGA
- the DHX16 gene encoding pre-mRNA-splicing factor ATP-dependent RNA helicase DHX16 isoform X1, translating into MATPAGLERWVQDELHSVLGLSERHVAQFLIGTAQRCASAEEFVQRLRDTDTLDLSGPARDFALRLWNKVWERVPRKAVVEKPARVAEREARALLEKNLSYKLLEDSEESSEETVGRAGSNVQKKRKKRKHLRKKRQDEEEEEEQEVSEKEKRKTGGSKQLTEKPESEDEWERTERERLQDLEERDAFAERVRQRDKDRTRNVLERSDKKAYEEAQKRLKMAEEDRKAMVPELRKKSRREYLAKREREKLEDLEAELADEEFLFGDVELSRHERRELKYKRRVRDLAREYRAAGEQEKLEATNRYHMPEETRGQPARAMDLGEEESGAPGEEQRRWEEARLGAASLKFGARDAASQKPKYQLVLEEEETIEFVRATQLQGDEEPSGPPPPTQAQQKESIQAVRRSLPVFPFREELLAAIANHQVLIIEGETGSGKTTQIPQYLFEEGYTKKGMKIACTQPRRVAAMSVAARVAREMGVKLGNEVGYSIRFEDCTSERTVLRYMTDGMLLREFLSEPDLASYSVVMVDEAHERTLHTDILFGLIKDVARFRPELKVLVASATLDTARFSTFFDDAPVFRIPGRRFPVDIFYTKAPEADYLEACVVSVLQIHVTQPPGDILVFLTGQEEIEAACEMLQDRCRRLGSKIRELLVLPIYANLPSDMQARIFQPTPPGARKVVVATNIAETSLTIEGIIYVLDPGFCKQKSYNPRTGMESLTVTPCSKASANQRAGRAGRVAAGKCFRLYTAWAYQHELEETTVPEIQRTSLGNVVLLLKSLGIHDLMHFDFLDPPPYETLLLALEQLYALGALNHLGELTTSGRKMAELPVDPMLSKMILASEKYSCSEEILTVAAMLSVNNSIFYRPKDKVVHADNARVNFFLPGGDHLVLLNVYTQWAESGYSSQWCYENFVQFRSMRRARDVREQLEGLLERVEVGLSSCQGDYIRVRKAITAGYFYHTARLTRSGYRTVKQQQTVFIHPNSSLFEEQPRWLLYHELVLTTKEFMRQVLEIESSWLLEVAPHYYKAKELEDPHSKKMPKKIGKTREELG; encoded by the exons ATGGCGACGCCAGCTGGGCTGGAGCGCTGGGTGCAGGACGAGCTGCACTCGGTGTTGGGGTTGAGCGAACGGCATGTAGCCCAATTTCTGATCGGTACCGCGCAGCGCTGTGCCTCGGCCGAGGAGTTCGTGCAGCGCCTCCGAGACACCGATACTCTGGACCTCAGCGGGCCGGCCCGGGACTTCGCCCTGAGACTCTGGAACAAGGTGTGGGAAAGG GTACCACGGAAGGCAGTGGTAGAAAAGCCAGCTCGAGTGGCAGAGCGAGAGGCCCGAGCCCTGCTAGAGAAGAACCTATCCTATAAGTTGCTGGAAGACAGTGAGGAGAGCAGTGAGGAGACCGTAGGTAGAGCTGGGAGCAATGTCCAGAAGAAGCGTAAAAAACGGAAACACCTCAGGAAGAAACGTcaggatgaagaggaagaagaggagcaaGAGGTTtctgagaaggagaagagaaagacagg AGGAAGTAAACAGCTGACTGAGAAGCCAGAGTCGGAGGATGAGTGGGAGAGGACTGAGCGAGAGCGCCTTCAGGACCTGGAGGAACGTGATGCCTTTGCTGAGAGGGTTCGGCAGCGGGACAAGGATCGGACTCGAAATGTCTTGGAGCGGTCAGACAAGAAG GCTTATGAAGAGGCTCAGAAGCGCCTCAAGATGGCTGAGGAAGACCGGAAAGCCATG GTCCCTGAGCTGCGGAAGAAATCCCGCCGAGAGTACTTGGCTAAGAGGGAACGAGAGAAACTTGAGGATCTGGAGGCTGAGCTGGCTGATGAGGAGTTCCTTTTTGGGGATGTGGAGCTGAGCCGACATGAGCGGCGGGAGCTCAAATACAAGCGGCGAGTGCGGGACTTGGCCCGAGAGTACCGGGCTGCTGGGGAGCAGGAGAAGCTGGAGGCCACCAATCGTTACCATATGCCTGAGGAAACCCGAGGACAG CCAGCACGAGCTATGGATCTAGGGGAGGAGGAAtcaggtgcccctggggaggAGCAGCGGCGCTGGGAGGAGGCCCGGCTGGGGGCAGCGTCCCTGAAATTTGGGGCCCGAGATGCTGCCTCCCAGAAGCCCAAGTATCAGCTGGtgctggaggaagaggagaccATCGAGTTTGTCCGGGCCACTCAGCTCCAGGGTGACGAG gAGCCATCAGGCCCACCACCTCCAACCCAGGCTCAGCAGAAAGAGTCCATCCAGGCTGTCCGCCGCAGCCTCCCAGTGTTCCCATTCCGTGAGGAGCTCCTGGCTGCTATTGCTAATCATCAGGTCCTCATCATCGAGGGTGAGACAGGCTCCGGGAAGACCACCCAGATCCCGCAGTATCTCTTTGAGGAG GGTTACACAAAGAAGGGAATGAAGATTGCCTGCACCCAGCCCCGGAGAGTGGCAGCCATGAGTGTGGCTGCCCGAGTGGCCCGGGAGATGGGTGTGAAGCTTGGGAATGAG GTTGGCTATAGCATCCGCTTTGAGGACTGCACGTCGGAGCGAACTGTCCTCCGCTACATGACAGATGGGATGCTCCTCCGGGAGTTCCTCTCTGAACCTGACCTTGCAAGTTACAG CGTGGTGATGGTAGATGAGGCTCATGAACGGACCCTACACACAGACATTCTCTTTGGGTTGATCAAGGATGTTGCTCGCTTCCGGCCTGAGCTGAAGGTCTTGGTGGCTTCAGCCACACTGGACACTGCCCGTTTTTCCACCTTCTTTGATGACGCCCCTGTCTTCCGAATCCCTGGACGCAGGTTTCCAGTTGACATCTTCTATACCAAG GCTCCAGAGGCTGACTACCTGGAAGCTTGTGTGGTGTCTGTGCTGCAGATCCATGTGACCCAGCCTCCCGGGGATATCCTGGTGTTCCTGACAGGACAG GAGGAGATTGAGGCCGCCTGTGAGATGCTCCAGGATCGCTGCCGCCGCCTGGGCTCCAAAATCCGGGAGCTCTTGGTGTTACCCATTTATGCCAACCTGCCTTCTGACATGCAAGCTCGAATCTTCCAGCCCACACCCCCTGGGGCACGAAAG GTGGTTGTGGCAACAAACATCGCTGAGACGTCACTCACCATAGAGGGCATCATTTATGTGCTGGATCCAGGGTTCTGTAAGCAGAAGAGCTACAACCCTCGCACAGGCATGGAATCCCTCACTGTCACACCCTGCAGCAAG gcCTCAGCCAATCAACGAGCTGGTCGGGCGGGTCGGGTGGCTGCAGGGAAGTGCTTCCGCCTGTATACCGCCTGGGCCTATCAGCATGAGCTGGAGGAAACCACTGTGCCAGAGATCCAGAGGACCAGCCTGGGCAATGTTGTGTTGCTGCTCAAGAGCTTAG GGATCCATGACCTAATGCACTTTGATTTCCTGGACCCTCCACCATATGAGACCCTGCTGCTAGCCTTGGAGCAGTTGTATGCTCTGGGAGCCCTCAACCACCTTGGGGAGCTCACCACG tCTGGTCGAAAGATGGCAGAGCTACCAGTGGATCCCATGCTATCTAAAATGATCTTGGCCTCTGAAAA gtATAGCTGTTCAGAAGAGATCCTGACAGTGGCTGCCATGCTCTCTGTCAACAATTCCATCTTCTACCGACCCAAGGACAAGGTCGTCCATGCCGACAATGCCCGTGTCAATTTTTTCCTCCCTGGTGGGGACCACCTGGTTCTGCTAAACGTTTATACACAG TGGGCTGAGAGTGGTTACTCTTCCCAGTGGTGCTATGAAAACTTTGTACAATTCAGATCAATGCGCCGAGCCAGGGATGTGCGGGAACAGCTGGAGGGGCTCTTGGAACGAGTGGAAGTTGGTCTCAGCTCCTGCCAAGGGGACTATATTCGTGTACGCAAG